In the genome of Desulfuromonas sp. DDH964, one region contains:
- a CDS encoding elongation factor P, with amino-acid sequence MITTADFKRGLVIKLDGAPCLILDHTTQSPSARGGNTLVKVKYRNLLTAQVLEKTFKAGDKADEADFERRKGQYLYPSGDGGVFMDLENYEQYELGPELFEPIQGFLLEGADVQLGVFQGQVVSVDPPMTVELTVTETAPAIKNATATAQTKEAVLETGLRLQVPGYLESGETIKVDTRECRFVSRA; translated from the coding sequence ATGATCACCACCGCCGATTTCAAACGGGGCCTCGTCATCAAGCTCGATGGCGCTCCCTGCCTGATCCTCGATCATACCACCCAGTCCCCCTCCGCCCGCGGCGGCAATACCCTGGTCAAGGTCAAATACCGCAACCTGCTCACCGCGCAGGTGCTGGAGAAGACCTTCAAGGCCGGCGACAAGGCCGACGAGGCCGATTTCGAGCGCCGCAAGGGGCAGTACCTCTATCCGTCCGGCGACGGCGGGGTTTTCATGGATCTGGAGAACTACGAACAGTACGAGCTCGGCCCCGAGCTCTTCGAACCGATCCAGGGCTTTCTCCTTGAGGGAGCCGACGTCCAGCTCGGCGTCTTCCAGGGGCAGGTGGTCAGCGTCGATCCGCCGATGACCGTCGAGCTGACCGTTACTGAAACCGCCCCGGCGATCAAGAACGCCACCGCCACCGCCCAGACCAAGGAGGCGGTGCTCGAGACCGGCCTGCGCCTGCAGGTCCCCGGCTACCTCGAGTCGGGGGAGACGATCAAGGTCGATACCCGCGAGTGCCGCTTCGTCTCCCGCGCCTGA
- the recQ gene encoding DNA helicase RecQ, with protein MNQPQAAEVLQSIFGYGTFRPYQEEIIRTLIAGEDAFVLMPTGGGKSLCYQIPALCRPGVGIVVSPLISLMKDQVDALLANGVRAAFYNSSLKSAEAKQVLAKLHAGQLDLLYLAPERLLSEEFLARLQEVPIALFAIDEAHCVSQWGHDFRPEYIQLGRLRRDFPGIPLLALTATADPQTRGDILDRLQLRQARIFIAGFDRPNIRYHVVDKQKPFAQLQAFLKGRRGEAGIVYALSRKRVEEVASKLAAAGIRAAAYHAGLPDAERRRVQEAFLRDDLQIVVATVAFGMGIDKPNVRFVVHYDLPKNIESYYQETGRAGRDGLPSEALLLFGYGDVAIARGLIERGGNPEQKRVELHKLNAMVGFAEAQNCRRRVLLGYFGEHLAEDCGNCDVCDSPPESYDATIDAQKALSCVYRVGQRFGVGHVVEVLRGAASQRIQELGHDRLSTYGLGADQPAEAWSGLILQLIHLGYLRQDVANYSVLKLTEAARPLLRGEARLTLAKPRLKVAAQKKPARKVASDLTYDEALFDNLRALRKRLADDAGVPPYVIFSDVTLVEMAAYLPESPQALLGVTGVGKLKLQKFGGEFLEEIRSYLAGRG; from the coding sequence ATGAACCAACCGCAAGCTGCCGAGGTGCTGCAGTCGATCTTCGGCTACGGCACCTTCCGCCCCTACCAGGAAGAGATCATCCGCACCCTGATCGCCGGTGAGGATGCTTTCGTCCTGATGCCGACCGGCGGCGGCAAGTCCCTTTGCTACCAGATTCCGGCGCTCTGTCGGCCGGGGGTGGGGATTGTCGTCTCGCCGCTGATCTCACTGATGAAGGACCAGGTCGACGCCCTGCTCGCCAACGGCGTGCGCGCCGCCTTTTACAACTCCTCGCTGAAGAGCGCCGAGGCGAAGCAGGTCCTCGCCAAGCTCCATGCCGGTCAGCTCGACCTTCTCTATCTCGCCCCCGAGCGACTGCTGAGCGAAGAGTTCCTGGCGCGACTGCAGGAGGTGCCGATCGCCCTCTTCGCCATCGACGAGGCCCACTGCGTCTCCCAGTGGGGGCACGACTTCCGCCCCGAGTATATCCAGCTCGGCCGTTTGCGCCGGGACTTTCCCGGCATTCCGCTCCTCGCCCTCACCGCCACCGCCGACCCCCAGACCCGCGGCGATATCCTCGACCGGCTGCAGCTGCGCCAGGCCCGGATCTTCATCGCCGGTTTCGACCGCCCCAACATCCGCTACCACGTTGTCGACAAGCAGAAACCCTTCGCCCAGCTGCAGGCCTTTCTGAAAGGGCGGCGCGGGGAGGCCGGCATCGTCTACGCCCTCTCCCGCAAGCGGGTCGAGGAAGTCGCCAGCAAGCTGGCGGCGGCAGGGATCAGGGCGGCCGCCTACCATGCCGGACTCCCGGATGCGGAACGGCGGCGGGTGCAGGAGGCCTTTCTGCGCGACGATTTGCAGATCGTCGTGGCGACGGTCGCTTTCGGCATGGGGATCGACAAGCCGAACGTGCGTTTTGTCGTCCACTACGACCTGCCGAAGAATATCGAAAGCTACTACCAGGAGACCGGTCGTGCCGGCCGCGACGGGCTGCCGAGCGAGGCGCTGCTCCTCTTTGGCTACGGCGATGTCGCCATCGCCCGCGGTCTGATCGAGCGGGGAGGGAACCCGGAGCAGAAGCGGGTCGAGCTCCACAAGTTGAACGCCATGGTCGGTTTTGCCGAAGCGCAGAACTGCCGGCGTCGGGTGCTGCTCGGCTATTTTGGCGAGCACCTCGCCGAGGACTGCGGCAACTGCGATGTCTGCGACTCTCCTCCGGAGAGCTACGACGCCACCATCGATGCCCAGAAGGCCCTCTCCTGCGTCTACCGGGTCGGCCAGCGCTTCGGCGTCGGTCACGTCGTCGAGGTGCTGCGCGGCGCCGCCTCCCAGCGGATCCAGGAGCTCGGGCACGACCGGCTCTCCACCTACGGCCTCGGCGCCGATCAGCCGGCCGAAGCCTGGAGCGGGCTGATCCTCCAGCTGATCCATCTAGGCTACCTGCGCCAGGACGTCGCCAACTACTCAGTGCTGAAACTGACCGAGGCGGCGCGGCCGCTGCTGCGCGGCGAGGCGCGCCTGACCCTGGCCAAGCCGCGCCTGAAGGTGGCTGCGCAGAAAAAACCGGCCCGCAAGGTCGCTTCGGACCTTACTTACGACGAGGCCCTCTTCGACAATCTGCGGGCGCTGCGCAAGCGTCTGGCCGACGATGCCGGGGTGCCGCCCTACGTCATCTTCAGCGATGTGACCCTGGTCGAAATGGCGGCCTACCTGCCAGAGAGTCCGCAGGCGCTCCTCGGCGTCACCGGCGTCGGCAAGCTCAAGTTGCAGAAATTCGGCGGGGAGTTTCTGGAGGAGATTCGCAGCTACCTGGCGGGACGGGGGTGA
- a CDS encoding L-lactate MFS transporter: MICPFFRKNEDYCDVGCGYISPHDVKMIVAFCQCRFGDCSKFQELASRFPQVAAEGGKEEAPRELPIAASQGHPPAAPHRADRPVAITFRKKWPLPYRLRYVTAHYHENFQQPKEATMSAEPIKNRGWTVTLAGTGINLALGILYAWSIFKSAISDSIKAGGPGAFNWDPASINDPYAVCCLIFAAAMILAGKVQDKFGPKITCIIGGLLVGTGFVWISQTTSYWAWVAGFGVLAGGGMGFGYSAATPPALKWFSPAKTGLIAGIVVSGFGLASVYIAPLATYLLTAYGMQKAMLVFGIAFTVIVCSLALLISNPPAGFSVDAATTSTNKAPAKKVVDVPPSKLFADVKFYTLWLCYFIGAGAGLMVIGSAKGLAKASMGEMAFLVVAIMAVGNAAGRLVAGVVSDKVGRANTLTFMLVFQAILMFLAIPGLAGKGNPLLVGLLVTFMVFNYGTNLALFPSFAKDYWGMKNFGMNYGILFSAWGMGGLLLVRIAEMLKVKTGSVNTTFAVAGVLLLVGAMMSLSLRTKKVAVTAEEPSAIGVEEEDMVLQKVSQ; this comes from the coding sequence ATGATCTGCCCATTTTTTCGCAAGAACGAGGATTACTGTGATGTCGGCTGCGGGTACATCTCGCCGCACGACGTCAAGATGATCGTCGCCTTCTGCCAGTGCCGGTTTGGGGACTGTTCCAAGTTCCAGGAGCTGGCCAGCCGCTTTCCGCAGGTCGCTGCGGAAGGGGGGAAAGAGGAGGCGCCGCGGGAGCTGCCGATTGCCGCCTCCCAGGGCCACCCGCCAGCCGCTCCGCACCGCGCTGATCGTCCGGTCGCCATCACCTTCCGCAAGAAATGGCCGCTTCCCTACCGGCTTCGCTATGTCACTGCCCATTATCACGAGAACTTTCAGCAACCCAAGGAGGCAACAATGAGCGCAGAACCGATCAAGAACCGTGGCTGGACCGTCACCCTGGCAGGTACCGGGATCAATCTCGCCCTCGGCATTCTCTATGCCTGGAGCATCTTCAAGTCGGCGATCAGCGATTCGATCAAGGCAGGCGGCCCCGGCGCCTTCAACTGGGATCCGGCTTCGATCAACGACCCCTATGCGGTCTGCTGCCTGATCTTCGCCGCGGCGATGATCCTCGCCGGCAAGGTGCAGGACAAGTTCGGTCCCAAGATCACCTGCATCATCGGCGGTCTGCTGGTCGGCACCGGCTTTGTCTGGATTTCCCAGACCACCAGCTACTGGGCCTGGGTCGCCGGTTTCGGCGTCCTCGCCGGTGGCGGCATGGGGTTCGGCTACTCGGCGGCGACCCCGCCTGCGCTCAAGTGGTTCTCTCCGGCCAAGACCGGCCTCATCGCCGGGATCGTCGTCTCCGGTTTCGGTCTTGCCTCGGTCTACATCGCCCCCCTCGCCACTTACCTGCTCACCGCCTACGGCATGCAGAAAGCGATGCTCGTCTTCGGCATCGCCTTCACCGTCATCGTCTGCAGCCTGGCGCTGCTGATCTCCAACCCGCCGGCCGGTTTCTCGGTTGACGCCGCCACCACCTCCACCAACAAGGCCCCGGCCAAAAAAGTTGTCGACGTCCCGCCGTCGAAACTCTTTGCCGACGTCAAGTTCTACACCCTCTGGCTCTGCTACTTCATCGGCGCCGGCGCCGGCCTGATGGTCATCGGTAGCGCCAAGGGCCTCGCCAAGGCGAGCATGGGCGAGATGGCCTTCCTGGTCGTCGCCATCATGGCGGTCGGCAACGCCGCCGGGCGCCTCGTCGCCGGGGTCGTCTCCGACAAGGTCGGCCGCGCCAACACCCTGACCTTCATGCTGGTTTTCCAGGCAATCCTGATGTTCCTCGCCATCCCCGGGCTGGCCGGCAAGGGGAACCCGCTGCTCGTCGGTCTGCTGGTGACCTTCATGGTCTTCAACTACGGCACCAATCTCGCCCTCTTCCCCTCCTTCGCCAAGGACTACTGGGGGATGAAGAACTTCGGCATGAACTACGGCATCCTCTTCTCCGCCTGGGGGATGGGCGGCCTGCTGCTGGTTCGGATCGCCGAGATGCTCAAGGTCAAGACCGGCAGCGTCAACACCACCTTCGCCGTCGCCGGCGTCCTGCTCCTGGTCGGCGCGATGATGTCCCTCTCGCTGCGCACCAAGAAGGTCGCGGTTACCGCCGAAGAGCCGAGCGCTATCGGTGTCGAGGAAGAGGACATGGTGCTGCAGAAGGTCAGCCAGTAA
- a CDS encoding B12-binding domain-containing radical SAM protein, which translates to MDILLLHPPAAKPAEPPLATAILLGHLRSAGITAAAIDANLDACLWLLTPERLALAAGAAPATALRRAIAHLPRALALLRSPRAGDSLARYRSAVEDLNRALGAAGGAEERLSLGDYVHQRLSPFRPADLERLAAGAESTLFRAYFEQELLPRVLALQPRIIAVTINYRHQALPAFELAGLLRRALPQVQLVAGGGLISSWAQPLRQRGQGLFPFDHLVTGPGEASLVALAGNPAGAPLPTPAPVNHFVPDYSFADPAAYLAPEPVLQLTASRGCYWARCRFCPEATTPTQPYRAFPPGEVPKLLVQLAAAYRVRRFHFTDNALPPATLRALAAAAEPLAGLSWHGFARFEGVLDDPDLVAGLARAGCRMLQLGLESGAQPVLERLHKGTDLAVASRILHHLHAAGIATYVYILLGTPEETAAEAESTLVFLEEHADCIDFLNLAIMNLPRAADFGGEFPGAEWQEEPLGLYRPLSDGGWGRAAARRFLAKRLLAAPAIRAIAARTPPWFTSNHAPFFIGAGRH; encoded by the coding sequence ATGGACATCCTTCTGCTCCATCCGCCTGCCGCCAAACCGGCCGAGCCGCCCCTGGCGACGGCGATCCTGCTCGGTCACCTGCGTAGCGCGGGCATCACTGCAGCGGCGATCGACGCCAACCTCGATGCCTGCCTCTGGCTGCTGACCCCGGAGCGGCTCGCTCTTGCTGCCGGCGCGGCGCCCGCGACCGCCCTGCGTCGCGCTATCGCCCATCTCCCCCGCGCTCTGGCCCTGCTCCGCTCCCCCCGGGCGGGCGACTCTTTGGCCCGCTATCGCAGCGCCGTCGAGGACCTCAATCGCGCCCTCGGCGCTGCCGGCGGGGCCGAGGAACGGCTCAGCCTCGGCGATTATGTCCACCAGCGCCTCTCCCCCTTTCGGCCCGCCGACCTGGAGCGGCTGGCAGCGGGGGCCGAATCTACCCTGTTCCGCGCCTACTTCGAACAGGAGCTCCTGCCGCGGGTGCTTGCCCTGCAGCCGCGGATCATCGCCGTCACCATCAACTACCGCCACCAGGCGCTCCCCGCCTTCGAGCTTGCCGGCCTGCTGCGGCGGGCGCTGCCGCAGGTGCAGCTGGTCGCCGGCGGCGGCCTGATCTCGAGTTGGGCGCAGCCGCTGCGCCAGCGGGGACAGGGGCTTTTCCCCTTCGATCATCTCGTAACCGGTCCCGGCGAAGCGAGCCTGGTCGCCCTGGCTGGCAATCCCGCCGGTGCCCCGCTCCCCACCCCGGCGCCGGTCAATCATTTTGTCCCCGACTATTCCTTTGCCGACCCGGCCGCCTACCTGGCGCCGGAACCGGTGCTTCAGCTGACCGCCAGCCGCGGCTGTTACTGGGCGCGCTGCCGCTTCTGCCCCGAGGCGACCACCCCGACCCAGCCTTATCGGGCCTTCCCCCCCGGGGAGGTGCCGAAGCTGCTGGTGCAACTGGCGGCGGCCTATCGGGTGCGGCGTTTCCACTTTACCGACAACGCCCTGCCGCCAGCGACGCTGCGTGCCCTCGCCGCAGCGGCGGAGCCGCTGGCCGGCCTCTCCTGGCATGGCTTCGCCCGTTTCGAGGGCGTGCTCGATGACCCGGACCTGGTTGCCGGTCTCGCGCGAGCGGGGTGCCGCATGCTGCAGCTCGGGCTCGAAAGTGGTGCCCAGCCGGTTCTCGAGCGCCTGCACAAGGGGACCGATCTCGCTGTTGCATCCCGCATCCTGCACCATCTGCACGCCGCCGGCATCGCCACCTACGTCTACATCCTGCTCGGGACTCCCGAGGAGACCGCGGCCGAGGCCGAATCGACCCTCGTCTTTCTCGAAGAACACGCGGACTGTATCGACTTTCTCAACCTGGCGATCATGAACCTGCCGCGGGCTGCCGACTTCGGCGGTGAGTTTCCCGGCGCCGAGTGGCAGGAGGAACCGCTCGGTCTCTACCGGCCGCTCAGCGATGGCGGCTGGGGCCGGGCCGCCGCCCGCCGCTTCCTCGCCAAGCGCCTCCTTGCCGCACCGGCGATCCGCGCCATCGCCGCCCGCACCCCCCCCTGGTTCACCTCCAACCATGCCCCCTTCTTCATCGGGGCGGGTCGACACTGA
- a CDS encoding 3'-5' exonuclease — protein MTLNPALKYWIFLAGIVAAIFTVILGSFTVSWYSLDNAEKALVQELAGKLLPFPFLGAILLVVIIGTLISLLFSYYIIPILQLAEQARLITTVNLSYRIPPEGAREIRYLSSVLNDSADAFQRLQQEVDGRIAAAQAALQEEHNRLAALMSELPSGVLVCNSAGQILLYNQQAQNLLQRKSGMGNLAGAWIGLGRSIFGALERGPIAAGLEAHQLAAREGHQLPATTFPTTLPDGTALRVKLAPVFHPGAARTKLDSFVLTLEELDRNRAADDLAAPPPVLPASSPAPALQANVEARPVFYEFDLFRQPPGEEVGQQSLRDVTYVVFDTETTGLDPSAGDEVIQLGAIRVVKGRLLLDETIDQLIDPQRSVPASSVAIHGIAPELLIGQPTIEEILPLFKTFAEGAVLVAHNAAFDMRFLNLHQTRTGIVFRQPVLDTLLLSSIVHPTLGSHSLDAIAERFDIPIVGRHTALGDAIVTAEVLLKLIPLLEAIGIRTLGEALAAEARSPYARIQT, from the coding sequence ATGACCCTGAACCCGGCCCTGAAATACTGGATCTTCCTCGCCGGCATCGTCGCCGCCATCTTCACCGTGATCCTCGGCAGCTTCACCGTCTCCTGGTACAGTCTCGACAACGCCGAGAAAGCCCTGGTCCAGGAACTCGCCGGCAAACTGCTCCCCTTCCCCTTTCTCGGCGCCATCCTCCTCGTCGTCATCATCGGCACCCTGATCAGCCTCCTCTTCAGCTACTACATTATTCCGATCCTGCAACTCGCCGAGCAGGCCCGGCTGATCACCACCGTCAACCTCAGCTACCGCATTCCGCCGGAAGGCGCCCGCGAAATCCGTTACTTGAGTTCGGTCCTCAACGATTCGGCCGACGCCTTCCAGCGCCTGCAGCAGGAAGTCGACGGGCGGATTGCGGCTGCCCAGGCCGCGCTGCAGGAGGAACATAACCGCCTCGCCGCCCTGATGTCCGAGCTGCCGAGCGGGGTGCTGGTCTGCAACAGCGCCGGCCAGATTCTCCTCTACAACCAGCAGGCGCAGAACCTGCTGCAGCGCAAATCGGGGATGGGAAACCTCGCCGGCGCCTGGATCGGCCTCGGTCGCTCCATTTTCGGTGCTCTCGAGCGCGGACCGATTGCCGCCGGCCTCGAAGCCCATCAGCTCGCAGCGCGGGAAGGCCACCAGCTGCCGGCCACGACCTTTCCGACCACCCTCCCCGACGGCACCGCGCTGCGCGTCAAACTGGCGCCGGTCTTCCATCCCGGCGCAGCACGAACCAAACTCGACAGCTTTGTCCTCACCCTGGAAGAGCTGGACCGCAACAGAGCGGCCGATGACCTCGCAGCGCCGCCGCCGGTCCTGCCTGCCAGCAGCCCGGCACCGGCGCTGCAAGCCAATGTCGAAGCCCGCCCGGTCTTCTATGAATTCGACCTCTTTCGTCAGCCGCCCGGAGAGGAAGTCGGGCAGCAGTCGCTGCGGGATGTGACCTATGTTGTCTTCGACACCGAGACGACCGGCCTTGATCCGAGCGCCGGGGACGAAGTGATCCAGCTCGGCGCCATCCGGGTCGTCAAGGGACGGCTCCTCCTCGACGAGACCATCGACCAGCTCATCGATCCCCAGCGCTCGGTGCCGGCCAGCTCGGTAGCGATCCACGGCATCGCCCCGGAACTGCTGATCGGCCAGCCGACCATCGAGGAGATCCTGCCCCTCTTCAAGACCTTTGCCGAGGGGGCGGTCCTGGTCGCCCACAACGCCGCCTTTGACATGCGCTTCCTCAACCTCCATCAGACCCGCACCGGCATCGTCTTTAGGCAGCCGGTCCTCGACACCCTGCTCCTCTCCTCCATTGTCCACCCGACCCTGGGGAGCCACTCCCTCGACGCCATTGCCGAGCGCTTCGACATTCCCATCGTCGGCCGCCACACTGCGCTGGGCGATGCCATCGTCACCGCCGAGGTCCTGCTCAAGCTGATCCCCCTCCTCGAAGCGATCGGCATCCGCACCCTTGGAGAGGCCCTCGCCGCCGAGGCCCGCTCCCCCTATGCCCGCATCCAGACCTGA
- the epmA gene encoding EF-P lysine aminoacylase EpmA has translation MEPNWGLARKRQHLEQRARIVQAIRAFFVAAGFLEVETPHLLPGNAPELHIDPVAAGDGFLHTSPELCMKRLLAAGYRQIFQLCRCWRRGERGARHLPEYTMLEWYRSGCDYHTLMGDCEELLAFLVPSGSLRWQGEEIDLVAPFERLTVREAFARHAAGSLDRALAEGRFDEVMALEIEPHLGRRRPTFLYEYPAACAALARKKSGAPQLAERFELYIAGLELANAFSELTDPDEQRQRFVREEDARRRMGKAPVPLPEKFLAELGALDSAAGIALGVDRLVMLLTDAATIDAVVAFTPEDL, from the coding sequence ATGGAGCCGAACTGGGGCCTGGCCCGCAAGCGGCAGCACCTCGAACAGCGGGCCCGGATCGTTCAAGCGATCCGGGCCTTCTTTGTCGCCGCCGGTTTTCTCGAGGTCGAGACCCCGCACCTCCTCCCCGGCAACGCCCCGGAGCTGCACATCGATCCGGTCGCCGCCGGCGACGGCTTTTTGCACACCTCGCCCGAACTCTGCATGAAGCGGCTGCTGGCGGCCGGCTACCGGCAGATTTTCCAGCTCTGCCGCTGCTGGCGCCGGGGGGAACGGGGCGCCCGCCACCTCCCCGAATACACCATGCTCGAATGGTACCGCAGCGGCTGCGACTACCACACCCTGATGGGCGACTGCGAAGAACTCCTCGCCTTCCTGGTGCCGAGCGGATCCTTGCGCTGGCAGGGGGAAGAGATCGACCTGGTGGCGCCCTTTGAGCGGCTGACGGTGCGGGAGGCCTTCGCCCGCCACGCCGCCGGCTCCCTCGACCGGGCCCTGGCCGAGGGCCGCTTCGACGAAGTGATGGCGCTGGAGATCGAACCGCACCTCGGTCGCAGGCGACCGACCTTCCTCTATGAATACCCCGCCGCCTGCGCCGCCCTGGCACGAAAAAAGTCCGGCGCCCCGCAACTCGCCGAACGCTTCGAGCTCTACATCGCCGGTCTCGAGCTCGCCAACGCCTTCTCCGAGCTGACCGACCCGGACGAGCAGCGCCAGCGCTTTGTGCGCGAGGAGGATGCGCGGCGCCGGATGGGCAAGGCTCCGGTTCCCCTGCCGGAGAAATTCCTTGCCGAACTCGGCGCCCTCGACAGCGCCGCCGGCATCGCCCTGGGGGTCGACCGGCTGGTGATGCTGCTGACCGACGCGGCCACCATCGACGCGGTGGTTGCCTTCACCCCGGAGGATCTCTAG
- the efp gene encoding elongation factor P, whose translation MYTCSDLKKGLKLMVEGEPHVIVQYDFTKPGKGQALYKCKLRNMITGSLFDRTYRSGETFEPAALEDRDMQFLYQDESGYVFMDTKNYEQVTLSEETLGDDRLLIKENMEVDILMFNGAGIGITLPNFVNLRVTQADPWVKGDTAAGNNKPATVETGYTLAVPSFVEEGDLIQIDTRNGQYVTRVKE comes from the coding sequence ATGTACACCTGTTCCGATCTGAAAAAGGGCCTCAAGCTGATGGTCGAAGGCGAACCTCACGTCATCGTCCAGTACGACTTCACCAAGCCCGGCAAGGGCCAGGCCCTCTACAAGTGCAAGCTGCGCAACATGATCACCGGCAGCCTCTTCGACCGCACCTACCGCTCCGGCGAGACCTTCGAGCCGGCGGCGCTGGAGGACCGCGACATGCAGTTCCTCTACCAGGACGAGTCGGGCTACGTCTTCATGGACACCAAGAACTACGAGCAGGTGACCCTGAGCGAAGAGACCCTCGGCGACGACCGGCTGCTGATCAAGGAGAACATGGAGGTCGACATCCTCATGTTCAACGGCGCCGGCATCGGCATCACCCTCCCCAACTTCGTCAACCTGCGCGTCACCCAGGCCGACCCCTGGGTCAAGGGGGATACCGCCGCCGGCAACAACAAGCCGGCCACCGTGGAAACCGGCTACACCCTGGCGGTACCCTCCTTCGTCGAAGAGGGGGACCTGATCCAGATCGACACCCGCAACGGCCAGTACGTCACCCGCGTCAAGGAATAG
- a CDS encoding rhodanese-like domain-containing protein, with translation MYERLNRDLLESLVIFAVGVLIGLSVNYRLILDAFAGRLQAAPTAVEAVVRYPAPVDLAGVQEALRDGALAIDARIPELFAAGHISGARSLPLADIDQALPAFQVAVPVTTRLVVYCSGYGCPDSYDLAVRLLEAGYRNVLVFEGGFPAWQDAGLPVTTGGAP, from the coding sequence ATGTATGAACGACTGAATCGTGACCTGCTCGAGAGCCTGGTGATTTTCGCCGTCGGCGTCCTGATCGGTCTCTCGGTCAATTATCGGCTGATCCTCGATGCCTTTGCCGGTCGCCTGCAGGCGGCGCCGACCGCGGTCGAGGCGGTGGTCCGCTACCCGGCCCCCGTCGACCTCGCCGGGGTGCAGGAGGCGCTGCGCGACGGGGCGCTGGCGATCGATGCCCGCATCCCCGAGCTCTTCGCCGCCGGCCATATTTCCGGAGCGCGCTCGCTTCCCCTTGCCGATATCGACCAGGCGCTGCCGGCTTTCCAGGTTGCCGTTCCGGTGACGACGCGGCTGGTGGTCTATTGCAGCGGCTACGGCTGCCCCGACTCCTACGATCTGGCCGTGCGGCTGCTGGAGGCAGGGTACCGCAACGTGCTGGTCTTCGAGGGCGGTTTCCCCGCCTGGCAGGACGCGGGGCTGCCGGTGACGACGGGAGGGGCGCCATGA
- a CDS encoding KamA family radical SAM protein has protein sequence MELWQQQLQQSLTDPALLATRFGLDPAPLARVAARYPLRITPHYLALLQGPDDPLWRQCVPDLRELDAMGLVDDPLAEEAQAPVPAVVHRYPDRALLLAGNSCALYCRFCTRKRKVGCAAALLSFGALLDGIAYIERTPAIRDVLLSGGDPLLLSDGLLGEVLGRLQKIPHVEMIRIGSRVPVTLPERVTDNLCNLLRRHHPLYLNTHFNHPRELTPAAAEACRKLAAAGVPLGNQTVLLKGVNDDAQTMLELLRGLLQIRVRPYYLHQMDLVAGTGHFRTRVETGLEIMRALRGQVTGLAIPHYVIDLPGGKGKVPLLPETIKAMGETLLLRTASGGTVEYPNEVD, from the coding sequence ATGGAACTTTGGCAGCAACAACTGCAGCAGAGCCTCACCGACCCCGCTCTTCTCGCCACCCGCTTCGGTCTCGACCCGGCGCCCCTGGCGCGGGTGGCGGCGCGCTACCCGCTGCGCATCACCCCCCATTACCTGGCGCTGCTGCAGGGGCCGGATGATCCCCTCTGGCGCCAATGCGTCCCTGACCTGCGCGAGCTTGACGCCATGGGGCTGGTCGACGACCCTCTCGCCGAGGAGGCGCAGGCGCCGGTTCCGGCGGTGGTCCATCGCTATCCCGACCGGGCGCTGCTGCTGGCCGGGAATAGCTGCGCCCTCTACTGCCGCTTCTGCACCCGCAAGCGCAAGGTTGGCTGCGCCGCGGCCCTGCTCTCCTTCGGGGCGCTCCTCGACGGCATCGCCTACATCGAACGGACCCCTGCGATCCGCGATGTCCTCCTCTCCGGTGGCGACCCGCTCCTCCTTTCAGACGGTCTGCTCGGCGAAGTGCTCGGCCGCCTGCAGAAGATTCCCCATGTCGAGATGATCCGTATCGGCAGCCGGGTGCCGGTGACCCTCCCCGAGCGGGTCACCGACAATCTCTGCAACCTGCTGCGCCGCCATCATCCCCTCTACCTCAACACCCACTTCAACCATCCGCGGGAACTGACCCCGGCGGCTGCCGAGGCCTGCCGGAAGCTCGCCGCTGCCGGCGTTCCTCTCGGCAACCAGACCGTGCTGCTCAAGGGGGTCAACGACGATGCGCAGACGATGCTCGAACTGCTGCGCGGGCTGTTGCAGATCCGGGTCCGCCCCTACTACCTGCACCAGATGGACCTGGTCGCCGGCACCGGGCACTTCCGCACCCGGGTCGAGACCGGTCTGGAGATCATGCGCGCCCTGCGCGGCCAGGTGACCGGGCTGGCGATCCCCCACTACGTCATCGACCTCCCCGGCGGCAAGGGGAAGGTGCCGCTGCTGCCGGAGACGATCAAGGCCATGGGGGAGACTTTGCTGCTGCGGACTGCCAGCGGCGGGACGGTAGAGTATCCCAATGAGGTCGATTAG
- a CDS encoding MauE/DoxX family redox-associated membrane protein, translated as MNLRRLAYHGCRLLLGGLFLYAGLVKGQDVTAFARDLAAYQLLPYAFNYLVAATLPYVEVLAGALLLLGRNVRGAALLLALLTLVFIGAILSAMLRGLEIDCGCFGGGAATPLWLALLRDLGILALAHFSYHLRPAPGR; from the coding sequence ATGAATCTCCGCCGCCTCGCTTATCACGGTTGCCGCCTCCTCCTCGGTGGCCTCTTTCTCTATGCCGGGCTCGTCAAGGGGCAGGATGTCACCGCCTTCGCCCGCGACCTGGCCGCCTACCAGCTCCTCCCCTACGCCTTCAACTACCTGGTTGCGGCGACCCTCCCCTATGTCGAAGTCCTCGCCGGCGCCCTCCTCCTGCTCGGGCGCAATGTGCGCGGCGCCGCCCTGCTCCTCGCCCTGCTGACACTGGTCTTCATCGGCGCCATCCTTTCCGCGATGCTGCGCGGCCTGGAGATCGACTGCGGCTGCTTCGGCGGCGGTGCCGCCACGCCGCTGTGGCTGGCGCTGCTGCGCGATCTCGGCATTCTCGCCCTGGCCCACTTCAGCTATCACCTGCGGCCCGCGCCCGGGCGCTGA